Within Butyrivibrio fibrisolvens, the genomic segment AATAAGGCATCACTCCTTGACTGGCGTATTATTTACAAAGACAAGGAAGAACAGAAGATAGAAGCATCAAATGTTATCACTGATGTTTCTTTTCATGATGGAAGATTGACACTTCGTTACAACAGTAAGATCAAGAAATATATTACAGGTCTTAAGAACAACTATACTGTTCTGAACTTATCGGAGTCTCTGACATTCACAAGTATATATACATACAGACTTTACGAAGTTCTCAAAGCTGAGATGGATTATCAGCGTGCGATCAGTCATTCAGAAGGTCCTTATGAAGTGACCTATGAACTCACTGATCTTAAGCTCATGCTCGGAATCATCGATCCTCAGGAGAATGCTGATATTGCCAAGGCACTGAAAAAAGAATCTCCTGATTATGAGAAGATTGAAAGAAAAGCTGAAGAGAGCGGTATCAACAAGATGTCCAATTATACGGACTTCAGAAGATACGCACTTGAAAGAGCTAAAAAAGAGCTTAACAAAAAGTCAAGTATCCGTGTAGAGTACAAGCCTGTAAGAATGGGACGAGGCGGAAAGGTAGTAAGTATCTGCTTCAAACTTTCCAGAGTAGGACACGAAAAGTCTAAGGAAGTAGAGGCTGCTCCCAAGAAGGATATCTTCGAGCAGATCGATGAGATGCAGCAGCTCTTTAGTGAGAAGATCACTGCAAGTGATGCAAAGGCAATTCTTGAAGCTGCAGGCATGGATATGAAGAAGGTTCGTTACGCTTATGGAATATCCAGAAAGTCAGGACGAATTGATAACATAGTTGGATGGATGATCAGTGCTATTAAGAACGGCTATACTGAAAACGCTTCGGGCGTACAAGATGCTGATTTTGAGCAGAACACCTACGATTTTGAAGAACTTGAAAGAAGATTCGTAGAGAACTAAGATCTATGCGCCGACATTTAGTCGGCGCTTTTTTTCGGGTTAGTGAAGCTATTATAATCATATTCCATTTTTAAACGGGATATGTAAGAGTGTTTTTGTAAGAAGCTAAACAATTGTAAAAAAGTGGGGAATTTAGGGGACCTTCAGTTATTGCGGCCTTTTTTGGGAGGATAGAAAAGTGCGACTAATGCATTTATCAGATTTGCATCTTGGGATCAAGGTATACGAATTTGATCTTTTTGAAGATCAAAAGTATATGCTTGACAATATAATCAAAATTGCCATAGCCAAAGATGTAGATGGAATCATGATAAGCGGTGATGTATATGACAGACCTATTCCACCGGCAGAGTCTGTTGCACTTTTTGATTCATTTCTCACAAGATTATCAGATGAGGGCATAAAAGCATATATTACTTCCGGCAATCACGATTCCCAGGAGAGACTATCTTTTGGCTCCAAGCTTATGAACAAAAGTGGGATCTTTTTTGGCGGAACTTTTGACGGAACTGTTCCAAGGATGGATCTGGAAGATGAGTATGGTCAGGTTCACCTGTATATGCTGCCTTTTTTAAAGCCTTCTATTGTCAGAGCGCATATGGCAGATGATACCGGTAGCTCTGATAATATGAGAAGTGTTGAAAACAAAACTAATAGTATAACTGAAGATAATAAAAGCACGGATAACAATACCGGCGATATAAATGCTAATGATATATGTCCTGATGAGAACAGTGACTTGGATATTGATTCTAAGGATGCAATCAGCGCTAGAATATCCAAAGATGATATAACATCTTATCAGAAAGCGATAGATTATGTTTTATCCGGATTGCAGATTGATGAAAGTGCCCGCAATATAATCATGGCTCATCAGTTTGTAACTGGTGCAACCAGAAGTGATTCTGAAGAGATAAGTGTAGGCGGAGTAGATGAGATTAGTGCAGATAGCTTTGATTTATTTGACTATGTCGCACTTGGTCATATCCATACTCCCCAGATAATCGGTGGTAATGAGCATATAAGATATTGCGGAACTATGCTCAAATACTCCTTTTCCGAATGTAAGAAAAATAAAAGCGTTCCAATAATCACCCTTAAAGAAAAGGGCAATATTGATATTGAGCTTGCAGAACTTATCCCGCAAAGGGATATGAGAGAGATTAAAGGGACTTACCTTGATCTTACAGCAAAGAAAAATTATGCAGATACAAATACTGATGATTATATTCATGTGACACTTACTGATGAGGATGATGTTCCGGATGCTCTGGGAAGGCTCCGCTCCATATATCCCAATATCATGAAGCTTGATTATGACAACCTTCGTACAAGGGCTGTTTATAACAGTGAGATTCCAGATGAAGTCGAGAAGAAATCTCCTCTTGACCTATTCCAGGAGTTTTATAATCTGCAAAATGGACGTGATCTTACTTTGGAAGAGTCAACTTATGTTCAGTCACAGATTGAGAAGCTCTGGGAAGGAGGAGTCTGATGCGTCCGCTAAATCTTACGATTTCAGCTTTTGGTCCCTACAAGGATGAGACTTTTATAGATTTTACCAAGCTTGGCGAAAAAGGTATGTATCTGATCACAGGAGATACAGGTGCCGGCAAGACTACGATCTTTGATGCAATCTGCTTTGCGTTATACGGAGAACCCAGCGGAAGCAGCCGTGATCCCAGGATGTTTCGCTGTAAATATTCTGATGCTAAAGTCCCGACTTATGTGGAACTTCTTTTTTCATATCATGGCAAAGAGTACCGGATCAGAAGAAATCCGGAGTACGAAAGGCCTGCCCTTCGAGGCGGCGGAACTACAACCCAGAAAGCCGATGCACTTTTAGAACTTCCTGACGGGAGAGAGGCTGTCACCAAAACAAGCGAAGTTACCAAAGAGATTGAGAAGATAATAGGACTGTCCAAGGATCAGTTCACTCAGATCGCCATGATAGCTCAGGGCGATTTTATGAAACTGCTCTTATCAGATACCACAGAAAGGTCCAAGATATTCAGGCAGATCTTCATGACCGGCAGATATCAAAGGCTTCAGGAGATATTGAAAAAAGAGGCTAATAAAGCCGAAGATGATTATAAATTAAAATTGGCTATCGCTACCGAAAAAATAGCCCAGATCCAGGTAAAAAGCGAGGATCAGGAAGAGCAAAAGAGATTTCTTGAGTGCAGTAAAACTGATGAGATAGAAGCTTTTATTGATGATATAGATAAAGAGGACAAGGAAGATCTTAAGCTTTTTAGCAAAAAAGAAAGTGAGCTTAGAAAAAGCCTTGCAGATCTGAATAGATCTATCGGAGTAGCAACTGAGAGGAAGAAATCAGAAGATCTTCTTAACAAGAACAAAGCTGCACTTGAGAAAGCAAAGCCGGAATACGAAAGTGCCAAAGAAGATCTGAAGAATAAAGCCAAAGATTATAAAAAGAGCGAACCCCTTGCTATTATGATATCTTCTGAGAAAGAAAATCTATCATCCTATGACAAGCTCGATGAGACTCAAAATAGTATCCTTGAAGCTGAAAAGAAGTTATCAGCACTAAAAAAATCCAAAGAAGAGCTGGTAAACAAGGCAGCAGAACTTGAGAAAGAATATGCTGCTAAAAAGAAGGACCAGCAAAAACTCAAAGATGTTCCTGCAAGGAAGATCAAAGCTGAAGAAGAACTTGGCAAAATTAAAAATAAGGGCAAGGATGTTCAGGATATAGTTGTAGCTATTAAGAATGAATACCCTAAGGAAAAAGAGGAACTTTTAGATCTCCAGAAGGAATATCAGGATCAGGCAAAAAAATACGAACTGATCCAAAGAGAATATGAATCCAAAAACCGCCTTTTCCTTGATGCTCAGGCCGGAATACTGGCTGAAGGTTTATCTGAAGGTAAGCCTTGTCCTGTGTGCGGATCCACTGTTCATCCACATCTGGCAGTTTTGAAGCAGGAAGTTCCGCTTCAAAAAGATGTTGATGATGCTATGAATAGAGCAGAAAAGCAAAGAGCCTTAATGCAAAAGGCGGTGAGCCGCGCATCTGCAAAAAAAGCGGAAGTTAACAAGCTCTTTGATACGATCATTGATGATATTAAAAGCTATATAAATAAAGGCTTTATTGAAGATATCGAAGATGAACATAAAGATAATATTGAAGCTATTGATAACGGCGATATATCAAGAAGTGAAGATAAGAACATAGCTTCTGATAAAGGTGATGTATCAAGGCATGAAGATAAGGCAGATATTAGTTCTAACATAAGTAATATTGCAGCTATTTTAAGCGATGAGGAAGAGTTAAGATCCTCCAAAGAAAAGTATGAGATTCCTGAAGGTCTTTCAGATAGTCTCGGTCTTGAATTTGATAGTCTCAAAAAAGATCTTAAAGATGTAACTGCAGTTATTAAAAGCCTCAAAGAGGCTTCTGATCTTCTTGAATCTCTGACTGCAGAAATACCTGCATTTGAGAAGTCGATAAAAGAAGTATCTCAGATGCAAAATGAAAATGCGCTATCTTCAAAGGAACTTGAGACAACGATAACAGGACTTAAAGTCAGAGAAAAAGAATTAAAGAAATCTCTTACTTATGAGTCTAAAGAAAAAGCCCTTGAGCATATCAAAAAGCTGGAGCTTGAAAAAGAAGCAATAGATAAATCTTATAAAGATGCTGATGCAAAGGCAAGAGACTGCGAAAAGAAAGTCCAGGATCTTACAGGTCAGATAGCTGCTCTATCCAAAAATCTTGCAAAGGGCAAATCTGAAAATCTCGAAGAGCTTGAGGAAAGAAGGTCAGATCTTAACAAAGAGTATACTGATAATAACAAACTTCTTTCTTTAGTAAAAAATA encodes:
- a CDS encoding replication initiation protein; the protein is MESKTKNTENSTMLSNVTYKKSNTLITAKGKSTLLGQKLFAIGILMAKELDDGSLEAIIPGTYLRKALGRNNGSFYDQIVALVEPQKNKASLLDWRIIYKDKEEQKIEASNVITDVSFHDGRLTLRYNSKIKKYITGLKNNYTVLNLSESLTFTSIYTYRLYEVLKAEMDYQRAISHSEGPYEVTYELTDLKLMLGIIDPQENADIAKALKKESPDYEKIERKAEESGINKMSNYTDFRRYALERAKKELNKKSSIRVEYKPVRMGRGGKVVSICFKLSRVGHEKSKEVEAAPKKDIFEQIDEMQQLFSEKITASDAKAILEAAGMDMKKVRYAYGISRKSGRIDNIVGWMISAIKNGYTENASGVQDADFEQNTYDFEELERRFVEN
- a CDS encoding exonuclease SbcCD subunit D, coding for MHLSDLHLGIKVYEFDLFEDQKYMLDNIIKIAIAKDVDGIMISGDVYDRPIPPAESVALFDSFLTRLSDEGIKAYITSGNHDSQERLSFGSKLMNKSGIFFGGTFDGTVPRMDLEDEYGQVHLYMLPFLKPSIVRAHMADDTGSSDNMRSVENKTNSITEDNKSTDNNTGDINANDICPDENSDLDIDSKDAISARISKDDITSYQKAIDYVLSGLQIDESARNIIMAHQFVTGATRSDSEEISVGGVDEISADSFDLFDYVALGHIHTPQIIGGNEHIRYCGTMLKYSFSECKKNKSVPIITLKEKGNIDIELAELIPQRDMREIKGTYLDLTAKKNYADTNTDDYIHVTLTDEDDVPDALGRLRSIYPNIMKLDYDNLRTRAVYNSEIPDEVEKKSPLDLFQEFYNLQNGRDLTLEESTYVQSQIEKLWEGGV
- a CDS encoding AAA family ATPase, coding for MRPLNLTISAFGPYKDETFIDFTKLGEKGMYLITGDTGAGKTTIFDAICFALYGEPSGSSRDPRMFRCKYSDAKVPTYVELLFSYHGKEYRIRRNPEYERPALRGGGTTTQKADALLELPDGREAVTKTSEVTKEIEKIIGLSKDQFTQIAMIAQGDFMKLLLSDTTERSKIFRQIFMTGRYQRLQEILKKEANKAEDDYKLKLAIATEKIAQIQVKSEDQEEQKRFLECSKTDEIEAFIDDIDKEDKEDLKLFSKKESELRKSLADLNRSIGVATERKKSEDLLNKNKAALEKAKPEYESAKEDLKNKAKDYKKSEPLAIMISSEKENLSSYDKLDETQNSILEAEKKLSALKKSKEELVNKAAELEKEYAAKKKDQQKLKDVPARKIKAEEELGKIKNKGKDVQDIVVAIKNEYPKEKEELLDLQKEYQDQAKKYELIQREYESKNRLFLDAQAGILAEGLSEGKPCPVCGSTVHPHLAVLKQEVPLQKDVDDAMNRAEKQRALMQKAVSRASAKKAEVNKLFDTIIDDIKSYINKGFIEDIEDEHKDNIEAIDNGDISRSEDKNIASDKGDVSRHEDKADISSNISNIAAILSDEEELRSSKEKYEIPEGLSDSLGLEFDSLKKDLKDVTAVIKSLKEASDLLESLTAEIPAFEKSIKEVSQMQNENALSSKELETTITGLKVREKELKKSLTYESKEKALEHIKKLELEKEAIDKSYKDADAKARDCEKKVQDLTGQIAALSKNLAKGKSENLEELEERRSDLNKEYTDNNKLLSLVKNRIDNNKELKTKLLSLGTELETLEHEFTYKKIISQTANGNLSGKAKIMLETYIQRSFFDRIINRANVRFMTMSGGHYELVRRDEDNIKSQSGLELDVIDHYNGGTRSVRTLSGGESFMASLSLALGLSDEIQRSAGGIQLDTMFVDEGFGSLDDATLDQAISSLASLSEGNRLVGIISHVGELKERIDKQLVVTVTQGKGSFIECRTE